Genomic DNA from Equus caballus isolate H_3958 breed thoroughbred chromosome 10, TB-T2T, whole genome shotgun sequence:
GGCCGAACCCATTTCATAGATGGGGAAAACTGAGTCACTCTGTCAAACTACACCTGTCCACACCTTTCCCACCTCCCTGCCAGCGGATctgggcccccccccccccaccatccTTCTAGGAGTAATACTGATATCTTGAAATCCTCAGCATTGGGGGCAGGTGAGGGGACACGCCTTGGGATTCTCCCAAATCAAGCCGGGATGTGGGCCATGCCTCCAGTGGCCTGAGAtgccaaaacaaagaaaaaaaatgactccCCACGTCCCCTGGCTCAAACCCAGTACAAAAGTGACTATTTACAATGAAGGGGTGGGGAGTTGGGGGGGGCATAGAAAGGAGTGGGGTCAGAGTGAGCTCTCCAGTCAGAGGAGGCCACGCCCCCGGCCCCGCCTTTGAAAGGGACAAAGCCAAACAGCAAAGATATTTATAAAGGGTCTCTATCCCCAGGGCGGGGAGGACCCTAGGGgtgagaggtgggggaggggcatgggATGGGGTGCGGGTGGGGAGGCATGGGCggtgggaggagatggaggaaaggTAGCTGCCGCCCCtcgcctcccccctcccccccgccggACACACAGTTTTCCGTGGGATGAACACAGAAAGGGTTAATCAAAAAAGAGTTCGATGAGCGAGTCTGACGGTCGAGTGGGGCGGGCTGGAGCAATGAGGCCGCAAGTCCCGGTGGCCGGTGGTGATGGAGTCACTTAGAAGATGAGAGGTTGGTggttttgggggtggggaaggggggaaaagaagggggtgggggagggggagaggcagTCCCCCCCAATTATCTCTGGGAGACAAGAGTGTCCTGGACTGGCTGAGAAGGGGTTAAACATCAGCAGCcttcaccacccccacccccacagagaCTTTCCCCATCTCCCTCCGTGCCACCCAGCAACCCCCACGCCACTGGCCACTGATGGAGGGCACTGAGACCGACCATATACACACCAGCAGCGGCGCCACCGCTGGGAGAGGAGGCCCCCTGGACCCCGGGAGTCCAGACAGCTGACTGCGGTGGAGAGGGGTCGCGACAGCGGGTCTGGAGGTCGCGACTCTGCGAGAGCCGTAAGCCAGTGTCCCCAGCCCACAGGGCCCGAAGTTGGGCGCCGCCGTGATCCCGTCCTCCCCATCGTGACATCCAGGTCAGGCTTTCGCGACAGCCGACCTCGGGGGTTCCAGGCGGCGGTGGCCCGGCAGGTGCGTGGGGCCAACAGCGAAGGCCTGCCTGGCTGTCGCGATGGGTGTGCCCACCATCAGCAGCCTGGACACCAAAATTGCCATTCTCATCGCCACTCTTAGTTAATACTTTTTCCATCGCTCGGTCTATCAGAGCCTCTAATCCTGGTTTTGAAACAGCAATAATCAATGCAGGGAAATCCTGTCGCTTTCCAAACAGTAGGTCACCGATCAGAAAGCAAATAAAGAGGGTGCGGGATGGAGGACTAGGCAGGAGAAACAGAACAAGGGGGTATGGAGGGTTTGGGGGGTTaagaagagcagaagaaataCCACTCAGAGAAAAGTGGTACCGTATTCTTCCGAGGATAGGTCCCTACCGTCTATAAGTCGGCTCTTCCCAAATTCCACTTGGGATGCTCCTAATTCCCACCCACGAGTCCAGGGCAGGCGTTAGGGCAGATAAAGATGGCACAATCTTTGTTTTCTGATCCCCTGATAATTATTGCAGTGAGGATGGCTGGGACAGAGCAGAAGCAGCTGGCTGGGGCAGGTTGGCTCAGAGCCCCCTGGGAGGGGGGATGGAGGAAGTGAATTTGGCACATTGAACCCCTTCTCCTCATAAGTGCTTTGAGGTCCTTCTCTCGAATCCACCTGGCACCATTCCTCGGGCCAGCAGAGGAGAGATTGAGCTGGTCTTCCCCTCCCCAACTTCTACAGATTCGCCCGAAGGAGGCAAGTGGGGTTCTCCCTGGCTGGTGGAATTCAGGGGGATCCATAAAGGTTAGGGCTAAGCTGAAGGGgagttttttttctgtcttttttttttttttcttacaaagatTCTAAGAAAAACTCAGGGTgggaggggtgaggaagggggACCCAATTTAGCTAAATGTCCACAGACTCTTTCAATGCCTCTTAGGGGCCTGCTCATAGAGAGAAggtcccatttcctcctctctatCTGAGGTTCCCTCACCCCAGAGCGGCTCAGTTCCAAGGAAGTTTggcacttttttttaatcaatggggagatgggggaggggagagagttgAGTGGGGGGAAGACAGACTAGACAAAGATAGAGACGGGACAGGTGACAgtgggaggtgctgggagagaaAGTTGAAAGCCATAGggagccagagaaagaaagagagtgggaagggctggggggaggTTTTGGGAGCTGGAGGGCAAATGGGAAGGAACTGGGAGACAATTCAATGCAGCAaacacttattaagcacctactgggTGCTGAAGAGCAGGGTGCAAGGAGGCCACTCAGAGTCTCTGAGATCTGATTGGCTGacagggaaaaggggaaaaaaaaagaggtgatgGGTTTTTCATTGATCCCCATCCCTGACCGCACATCTGCGTCCCCTCTGGGCAGACTACAGCACGACAGACTGAGGTCAGATTGCAGGAGAGACTTTCAAGGGATGGGGAAGATGGAAGAGTGAGTTTCCTAGGATAAAATGGGGCGAGGGGTGTGGCTCTCCACTCACCAACCTGGTGAGTGTACTAGCTCACTGGGCTAGCAAACTAGCTTCCAGATAGCCCTggctggcgggggcgggggtccCCGAGACATGTGAATAGGGAGGGGGTTGTCACACAGATACCCCAAGGGAACACTTTTCAGGAGGCCCAGCCTCCAGAGATGTTGTCTGTGTGGACACAGAGTCTGAGACCCCGCTGATTGGGACCCAGACTCCAATGGATGGGTCTacagaaagcatctgacaagccAGGGCAGCTGAGGATGCAAATGATATGCAAATGAGCACTTTCCAAtcccacctccccactcccagaCCTTACTTTACCTCTCCCtggctccttcccctcctcccaggggcGCCTGGGGGGGGGGTTGTAGGGGGAATATTTCAGCTAGATACTGCAATACCCACATGTGGGTGGAGATGCTGTGAAATACTGTAAGGTCTTTCTGAGGTGGAGGGGAGCGATGGCCCACAGGGCCACATCCATCTCCAACCCCAAGAGCCCCCAACGGCAGAAGATATGTACAAAGTTACATCGAGAATTGTTTTGGCACTCATATCTCCATCTGGGTTCAGCCTGGAGATCTGGGGTAGGGGCAGCAGCGATgcgaggtgggggctggggaaatGGGGCCTGCCCCCCACCCTGGAGATGAAGAGGGCATGGAAAAAGTTACCCTAGTGCCCAGGCTACAGCCTCCCATCAGGGGGAAGGGCCAGGGTGGGGAATTCAGTGCAAGGTACCTTGAAGGCTATTGCTTTCTAGGGATTTTCACATTTTGATTTGGGGGTGGCTCTCTAGCGAGGGGGAGGGGTCTCCCAGGCTTTAGGGGCAGGACTCGTCTCtggcttttcttccctcctttttagGGAGAGAGACGAGGAGGCCGGATCCCCCAAAGCCACGGAGAAGACAAGGGTCTGGAAGACCTAGGAGGGGGACAAATGGAGGAGAGGGTGGGCATGgggtccccctcccccagagaTGCTGATGATGGAACCAGGGCACTGGGGGCCCCGCTTTGGGttggaggaagtggaggaaggcGGAGGGGGAGATGGATGCGGGGAGAGGTGGGTCTCTGCTATCCTAAGTCCACAGGGTTGTCAGGCTCTGAAATCTCAGCCTGCCGACAAGGCCTTAGAGCTGACCACAGCCGCAGTGCTCAGGGAGCCACTCTCAACCCAACTCTCGGGGCTGCCTGGCTTGGCAGACTCCACCGGAACATTCCGGCTCCTCAGAGCCCGTGGTGAGAGCGCCAAGACATTCTGATCCATCAGATACCACCAAAATACTCCAGCTTGCTGGAAACCACAAGCCAATGGAATCCATTAGACCACACGAAGCATCCCGGCTCAGGGGACCCTACCATGGCTCGCTGAACTCTACTCTGGGCCACGCTGGCCTGACAGAGCCACCGCACATCTGGCTCACCAGACTCAATGAAACAAAGCCACGCAGACACAAGCATGCACACAAAAGGCAGGGGTGGGAACGGGGGTCTTCAACAGCAGTTTTCACTAGCTCCATCTCCCACACTTCTCTGCCAGCTGAGTTCGCAGACTTGGTGCGTTTGGATGGAGATGACCCTGACAATATTGGGTCTTTTTCCTTAGATCAGATCTAAGTCCCACCCCTTATTCTCCTCCTAGGAAGACCCACAGGCCAAGACCCACCCAAGAGGGGTGTGGGTGGCGGAGGAGGGTCAGTGACTGGCCACGGTCCAATACAGGAAGTGCATGCTCCATCCCGATGACGTCACAGGAAGTCACCTGGAGACGCCACCGGAAGTACATGCCCCCATGAGATCACTGAAGTAACCTTCAAAGAAGGCTCATTGAGACATCAGAGGAAGTACCTGTCTCTCCTATCATCACAGGAAGTGACGTCTGGGGAACTACTTCCTGTGACATCCTAAGGAGCGCTGGAAGCACCCCAGAAAGTACTTGACTCAGGGATGTCACAGCAGGGACCTTCATTCCCCCTTACTCTAGAAAAAGCCGTTGGAGATGCCACAGGAAGTTGTTCCAGCCTCTCACAAGAGTCTTGCCCACAGGACTGGTCCAATCCCGGAGGCGGCTTCATCCCCAGCAGCACCGCCCCCGCGCCCCCCATACAACCTCacaataaaagaggaaagagtCCCACCTACGAGGGGCAACACCAGAGGGGAGAGAGTAGCCGAGAAAATCTGTGAACCTGGGGCCCCTGCTCCTCATGGCCCGTTTCAGCTCCGACCCCTCTGCTACTCCACCCCTGTCACTTCCCTCGGATCTGGAAATGAAAGCAGGAAAGGTGGGGTGTTGTTTTGGGGAGGCCCCTCATTCTAGGTGACCCAgaggctccctcccctcctcccatatgGAAACAAAAACTTATAAAGGGGGGGGGAAaaatccttaccaaaaaaaaaaaaaggagggaaagaaagagaaaataacgctttgttttctattaaaatcaacaaaatgcaaTATATACAGATATCACACAGACCTGGGCCCTGGGACAGGAGGGTCAGGCCCAGTCAAGCgtagggaggaagggagaaggggtcATTTCAGTGCCGGGGAGGGAGCTTCTGGGCCCCGTCCCCAGCCATCACTCAATCCTGCCTATGACTACCAGAAGGGGGGGTGCAATCAGGCCTACCCCAGCCCCATCCCACGAGGAGCAGGACTACCGAGCTGAggtcaggagttgggggagaggaggaggaggaggaggaggaggaggagggagcaggggggGAGCACACACCACGGGCTTCATCCCACTTTCTGGGGGTTTGAGGCCCTCACTCCCTGCTCGTAGGTGACCCGCTGGCTGATGAGGTATTGAGCGGCTTGCGTGGCCGCGGGGCTGCCCGTGATGGTGACCCGCCGGTTCCGCGTGCCTGGCAGGAACTCGCCCTTCTTGGAGATCTGGATGCGGGCGCCTGTCAGCTCCTGGTACTCCACCAACGTCTTGCCCCCCTTGCCCAGGATGGCTCCCACCAGGTTCTCAGGCACCGCAATCTCCACCAGCTCCTTGGCGCTCTCGGCTGCCAACTTCTCTGCCGTCAGGAAGCCCCCGGCCGCCCCTGCCGCGGCTGCAGCGGCCACCAGCGGGCCACCCCCTCCGCCTGCCCCACCGCCCGCCCCGGCCCCGAGGTAGCCATTGGCGGCTGCGGCCAAGgcaaaggaccccagggctccagggggtgggggtggaggtggggcggCCCCTCCAGCTGGCCCGGCCCCTGCCTCACCCGCATAGGATGCCAGGAGGTTGGCAGCCGCGGCGGCAGCAGGATTGGCACCAGCGGCCACGGCGGCCAGGACCCCAGAGGCCGCAGCTGAGTTGAGGCCCAGGCCGAGGGAGTTGGTGTTGTAGCCATAACTGGCCAGCGTGTTAAGCGCCGTGCTGATGGCCAGCAGGTCGGTGCCCGAGAAGGCAGGCAGGGCGGCGGGAAAAGCTCCCACGCCTGCCAACCCCGCGGGGCCCAGGAGGCCAGAGGCGGCAGCGGCcgaggcagcggcagcagcaggcaACACATCCGCGGGGCTGGCGTACGGCGAGCCGGTGGGGTTGGAGTTGGCTACGGGGCCAGCCACGTTGGCGTAGCTGATGTTGAGgcagctgctgctctggggaTCTTCCTGTACCTTCTGCACGATGGCGCTCACGGCCTTGTGCACCTGCTCCGGCTCGCCGCTCACGGTCACCACGCGCTCCTGCAGGTTGATGCCCTCCGGCTTCTGGGACAGCTGCACCCAAGCGCCCGACTGTTCCATCACGGCTTTCACGGTGGCGCCGCCCTTGCCGATGATCAGGCCCGCCGTGCTGTTGGGGACGATCAACTTGGCCTGCGTGGAGAGTGACAGGGAGGGTGGCAGTCAGACACGGAACTGCAGTGTCCACTCATTCCTTCCCCCGGCTCTCAAGCGTCCGAAATCAGGCCCAGCACCAGTATGGTCCTACTGGTtgttaaaaatactgaaatactcCCACACTGCTTGGTAAAAAAAGAGCTAGGACTCCAAGTCGCCTCAGTAGCTTCTTAGCCACCCTGTCGCGTGCCCCTGGGACCCCTGGGACGTCCCTTCCATCCAGCTCCTAAAGGCTTAATGGCTGACCCAGTGGGGGCCCTCTGGGACCCTGCTCCAAGCTCACACTGGTGCCCGTGCCCTCCTAGATCATCAAGCATTCTGACACCCAGTCCGAGAGAAGGCATCATTagtctcactttacagatgagacacGTGAGGCCTAAGGGGTGAAGGGACTTGCCCCGGGGTCACGCAGATAGCGAAGGAGCTGAAATCCAGCCTCACGGATTCCTGCTCCCTGTGCTTCCCACCCTGTGGCATGGTCACTCCACTTAACTTCTTTGTCAATGTCGCGGGCTGAATTGTGCCCGCCATCCccacaattcatatgttgactttccaacccccagtatctcagaagaTGACTATATTTGAAgagagggtctttaaagaggcaattaaggttaagtgaggtcattagggttAGGGCCCTAATCCGGTGTgactggtggccttataagaaggggaGATTAGGACACggacacgcacagagggaagaccgggtgaggacacagggagaaggcagccacctacaagccaggagagaggcctcagaagaaacgaaccctgccgacaccttgatctcagacttgcagcctccagaagtggGAGAAAATGGATTGCCTCATTTTACCAGTTAGTGGTACTCTGTCAGGACAGCCCTAGCAATTGAATGCAATtgtctcatctgcaaaatgaagatgataaaacCTTAGGTCTGAGAAGCAGGGAGAAACCTGGTCCCTGGAATGTGGTGGTCACCCCTCGTCTCAGGTGCAGAGTGACCATCCTTTGCAGTCACCAATCTGTTCGGTCTTCATTCCAGTGGAAGTATTTAAAAACCACAGGTCTCCAAGAGCATTTCTACACAGATattcctccttctccatccttccCACATCCCCTCAGACTTGTACAGTTTCTCTCTGAAGCTCTCGcctcatcctctcctctccacccccgAGCCAGACCCTGGGGTGTTTGGGAAATTTGTGGGAGCGgttttggttgtcacaaggaCTGGGGGCGGATGTGGGCATTCAGTGGGCAGAACCATAGATGCTTGTACCCCATAATGAGAGAGTCAGTTCCTCACAACGAGGAATGCCCCAGGTCCTGTacgacttttttttttgttttgaggaagattagccctgagctaacatctgctgccaatcctcctctactttatatgtgggacgcctgccacagcatggcttgccaagcggtgccatgtccgcacccgggatctgaaccggggaaccccgggccgccgaagtggaacgtgcgcacttaaccactgcaccaccgggccggtcccccTTGTATGACTTCTGAATGTCCCCCTGGACATTCATGTTGGTGAAAAATCTGTTTATAAATCCCTGAGCCAGAACTAAACCTATGACCCATGTAAGtactaagtatttattttttgcacGGTTTTAAGACCTCCTAAACTTTCCAGGGATGCAACTATCGGTAAGTCAAGGGAAGACGCTACTTTGTTTTGTTCCAAACTTAACCAAGAGGTGTTCATTTTAGAAAACTACGACATCAGTAGTAACGCCACTGGCATCGTTCAAGTCTCCAATACTAGACTCCGGATCACGGCGTTTGTCGCTGTCTAACTCACTTAGACTCTGTTAGGTGTGAGCAGCTgactatttcattatttcttctactGTGGTCCTGGCTGAGCATTTTACATGTTAAAAGTCATCTTATTTTATAACGTGTCAccttcctttcatttctcctttatttaaaaaagtctTCTT
This window encodes:
- the NOVA2 gene encoding RNA-binding protein Nova-2, with translation MRMMAAGAVHGLFTASAAPQPPPPPPPPPPQPQPPQQPSPPPQQPPPPPPQPPQQQQPPPQAPPMEPEAPDSRKRPLETPPEVVCTKRSNTGEEGEYFLKVLIPSYAAGSIIGKGGQTIVQLQKETGATIKLSKSKDFYPGTTERVCLVQGTAEALNAVHSFIAEKVREIPQAMTKPEVVNILQPQTTMNPDRAKQAKLIVPNSTAGLIIGKGGATVKAVMEQSGAWVQLSQKPEGINLQERVVTVSGEPEQVHKAVSAIVQKVQEDPQSSSCLNISYANVAGPVANSNPTGSPYASPADVLPAAAAASAAAASGLLGPAGLAGVGAFPAALPAFSGTDLLAISTALNTLASYGYNTNSLGLGLNSAAASGVLAAVAAGANPAAAAAANLLASYAGEAGAGPAGGAAPPPPPPPGALGSFALAAAANGYLGAGAGGGAGGGGGPLVAAAAAAGAAGGFLTAEKLAAESAKELVEIAVPENLVGAILGKGGKTLVEYQELTGARIQISKKGEFLPGTRNRRVTITGSPAATQAAQYLISQRVTYEQGVRASNPQKVG